A genomic window from Salvelinus alpinus chromosome 10, SLU_Salpinus.1, whole genome shotgun sequence includes:
- the LOC139532377 gene encoding tumor necrosis factor ligand superfamily member 10-like isoform X1: MESSLPRIQQLRRTEPTSNRTLIGTVVFMGLLQVVSSVAVVLHLTGHLQQVTQTGPALVETSDDLQRGESQRCPKNPREVTPSAHLPIQPPSGHIQRDIQNTMIHWDYAHGHLSKIRYHDGRILVREGGLYYIYAKTCFRYYDQVEESLLESESHAPGRRGVSAEPSIHRVDGAGAGAGALLIQYVFHERHSHSAPPKPAVLMKSGSTRHWQRGHYHMWCQQQGGAFPLGPGDSIYVSVSNSWLLDPEAEGSYFGAFRISR, encoded by the exons ATGGAAAGCAGCCTGCCAAGAATTCAGCAGCTCAGGAGAACAGAACCAACTTCAAACAGAACTCTTATTGGTACAGTCGTTTTCATGGGATTACTTCAAGTGGTATCAAGTGTTGCTGTTGTACTTCACTTGACAGGTCATCTTCAACAG GTCACCCAGACCGGACCAGCCCTAGTTGAGACTTCGGACGACCTCCAGAGAGGGGAGTCACAGAGGTGCCCAAAAAACCCCAGGGAGGTCACACCATCAGCCCACCTGCCCATTCAGCCTCCCAGTGGGCACATCCAGAGAGACATCCAGAACACCATGATCCACTGGGACTACGCCCATGGACACCTGTCCAAGATCAGGTACCATGACGGCAGGATCCTGGTCCGCGAGGGAGGCCTGTACTACATCTACGCCAAAACCTGCTTCAGGTACTACGACCAGGTAGAGGAGTCACTGTTGGAGTCTGAGTCTCATGCACCAGGGAGAAGGGGGGTTTCAGCAGAGCCTAGCATTCACAGAGTAGATGGGGCTGGGGCCGGGGCTGGTGCCCTTCTTATACAATACGTGTTCCACGAGCGTCACAGTCACAGTGCCCCCCCCAAGCCAGCTGTGCTGATGAAAAGCGGCAGCACCAGGCACTGGCAGAGGGGCCACTACCACATGTGGTGTCAGCAGCAAGGAGGGGCTTTCCCCCTGGGGCCCGGGGACAGTATCTATGTCAGCGTGTCCAACTCCTGGCTGCTGGACCCGGAAGCTGAGGGAAGCTACTTCGGGGCCTTCAGAATCAGCAGATGA
- the LOC139532377 gene encoding tumor necrosis factor ligand superfamily member 10-like isoform X2: MNGSEVTQTGPALVETSDDLQRGESQRCPKNPREVTPSAHLPIQPPSGHIQRDIQNTMIHWDYAHGHLSKIRYHDGRILVREGGLYYIYAKTCFRYYDQVEESLLESESHAPGRRGVSAEPSIHRVDGAGAGAGALLIQYVFHERHSHSAPPKPAVLMKSGSTRHWQRGHYHMWCQQQGGAFPLGPGDSIYVSVSNSWLLDPEAEGSYFGAFRISR, from the exons ATGAATGGCTCTGAG GTCACCCAGACCGGACCAGCCCTAGTTGAGACTTCGGACGACCTCCAGAGAGGGGAGTCACAGAGGTGCCCAAAAAACCCCAGGGAGGTCACACCATCAGCCCACCTGCCCATTCAGCCTCCCAGTGGGCACATCCAGAGAGACATCCAGAACACCATGATCCACTGGGACTACGCCCATGGACACCTGTCCAAGATCAGGTACCATGACGGCAGGATCCTGGTCCGCGAGGGAGGCCTGTACTACATCTACGCCAAAACCTGCTTCAGGTACTACGACCAGGTAGAGGAGTCACTGTTGGAGTCTGAGTCTCATGCACCAGGGAGAAGGGGGGTTTCAGCAGAGCCTAGCATTCACAGAGTAGATGGGGCTGGGGCCGGGGCTGGTGCCCTTCTTATACAATACGTGTTCCACGAGCGTCACAGTCACAGTGCCCCCCCCAAGCCAGCTGTGCTGATGAAAAGCGGCAGCACCAGGCACTGGCAGAGGGGCCACTACCACATGTGGTGTCAGCAGCAAGGAGGGGCTTTCCCCCTGGGGCCCGGGGACAGTATCTATGTCAGCGTGTCCAACTCCTGGCTGCTGGACCCGGAAGCTGAGGGAAGCTACTTCGGGGCCTTCAGAATCAGCAGATGA
- the mtrf1 gene encoding peptide chain release factor 1, mitochondrial, translating into MLMQKYIRLCGSCARLISPLHMRKRIWKELANRSLVSSRRYCNNHLGDLYRNESVQRYLRQLVEEYRDVTKTLQHGFLNEPARKELNKRQVGLSPVATAFQSAEHAVKDLEEVETLLQRTVGSKEEDRQMVQLLKEEQAQITQRIESLRKDLIQTLVPSDPHDTSNVLLEVVTGRTTGGDICQQFTREMFDMYQGLASYKNWDFEIFNYTPAEYGGLHHAAVRIAGESVYRRLKHEGGTHRVQRIPEVGLSSRMQRIHTGTMTVIVLPQPSELDISIDPKDLRVDTFRSRGAGGQSVNTTDSAVRIVHLPTGTVAECQTSRSQLQNRDTALRVLKARLYQSMMGRETEQRLTARKQQVGTRSQSERIRTYNFSQDRVTDHRTGYVTRDIKEFMRGGEPLDDLISELLEHGDKEALLDLVVTCSQRY; encoded by the exons ATGCTTATGCAGAAATATATTCGACTGTGTGGCTCGTGCGCCCGCCTCATCTCGCCCCTCCACATGCGCAAGAGAATATGGAAGGAACTAGCAAATCGATCACTCGTATCATCAAGACGTTATTGTAACAATCATTTGGGAGATTTATACAGGAATGAGTCTGTACAAAGATATCTTCGGCAGCTTGTGGAAGAGTACAGAGATGTCACCAAAACATTACAACATGGGTTTCTCAACGAGCCCGCCAGGAAAGAGTTGAACAAGAGACAGGTGGGACTTTCACCAGTGGCCACTGCGTTTCAGAGCGCTGAACACGCCGTGAAAGACCTAGAGGAGGTTGAAACTCTGCTTCAGA GGACAGTCGGTTCCAAAGAGGAAGACCGACAAATGGTCCAGCTACTGAAAGAGGAACAAGCACAGATCACCCAAAGAATCGAGTCATTGAGAAAAGAT TTGATCCAGACACTAGTACCCAGTGACCCACACGACACCAGTAATGTCCTTCTGGAGGTGGTAACAGGGCGGacaacaggag GTGACATCTGTCAACAGTtcaccagagagatgtttgacaTGTACCAAGGCCTTGCCAGCTACAAGAACTGGGACTTTGAGATCTTCAACTACACACCTGCTGAATATG GTGGACTGCACCATGCGGCAGTAAGGATAGCGGGGGAGAGTGTGTACCGGCGTCTGAAGCATGAGGGAGGGACACACCGGGTCCAGAGGATCCCCGAGGTGGGCCTGTCCTCCAGGATGCAACGCATTCACACAGGAACCATGACCGTCATCGTCCTGCCACAACCCAGCGAG CTGGACATCAGCATTGACCCTAAGGACCTGCGGGTTGATACGTTCAGATCGAGAGGGGCGGGAGGTCAAAGTGTCAACACAACGGACAGTGCTGTCCGAATAGTACACCTGCCAACAG GTACGGTGGCAGAGTGTCAGACATCCCGCTCTCAGCTGCAGAACCGTGACACGGCCCTGCGCGTGCTGAAGGCCCGCCTCTACCAGAGCATGATGGGTAGAGAGACGGAGCAGAGACTTACGGCACGCAAACAGCAG GTGGGCACTCGCTCCCAGTCGGAGAGGATTCGCACCTACAACTTTAGCCAGGACCGCGTGACAGATCACCGGACTGGCTATGTGACCAGAGATATCAAG GAGTTCATGAGGGGCGGGGAGCCACTGGATGATCTGATCTCAGAGCTGTTGGAACACGGAGACAAGGAGGCTCTGCTGGACCTGGTGGTGACCTGCAGTCAGAGATACTGA